The following nucleotide sequence is from Gadus macrocephalus chromosome 18, ASM3116895v1.
TATTGGCACTGGTTGTGGCACACCAATGGACTGAACCATTACAGAGACACATCGACGCTGATTAGAAAGGCACTCACAGAAAGCAGAGCCATGCCTCATCCCACAGCTAGTGGATCACcaccactgagagagagagagagagagagagagagagagagagagagagagagagagagagagagagagagagagagggggggggggggagggagagggaaaggagagagagagaaatacaaaatGCTACAACTTCATCTTTGATAAAAAACGCTAAAACCAAATGAAATGATAAGAAAATGTGCTACAGATTAGAAAACAACATCATATGCAGAGAAGTGTAACCACACTACAAATTAAACAGAGGTCTACCTTGACTGAGCTTAAGTCATGGCTCCGTACAATCTCACAACCTTATATCAAAACTATTCAATGCCCAATTACCTCGTCTCAACACAAAGAAACATTTCACTGTGAACAAGGACATTTGACAGTAATGTTAAATCAACAAGGCGACACTGAATAGCAtctaaatgaatgaatcaaacaTATTTAAATGATATTCAGCAGTAGCAGTATCCAAAGCAACGTAGTGTAGGATCATTCCGTATAGGTTGTGTGGATTAAACATAATCCTCTATTAATGAATGACTAGTTTGATTAGAGTAACTGATGGTTCGTGTTCATgcacacaaaagagaaatgaactgaatacacacacacacacacacacacacacacacacacacacacacacacacacacacacacacacacacacacacacacacacacacacacacacacacacacaatcatcatcatcatcgctgAAAAAACTTCACTCCTGCAGAAATTGTATGGAGCAGATATGTGTCAATGTTCATCAATCACCACAACATAGCTAAAGCTCGCTGAGTCCTACCCCAGACTACAATTCTAGATACTAAGGTCCGCTGTACGGTTTATTGATCAATCAATACTCATCAGTGCTGATGCAGGAACAACCTGATCCTAGATGTTAATCTATTTTACCACCAGTTGTTGGTACGAGTGCTGAAAACGTCTACcagttgctacagtccactgggtaggctggttgaTTCATctacccagcatgcatctggGGGGACACGCCCAGTTGTGATGTCACTTAGTCACGGGGCAGGGCTTGTTTAAACggcttgtgacggctaatcacactcgcacctggtggtgagtttttaaaaataatatcaactgaaattaatatttattttacaaatagCGGTGCTGCACCCTAAGATATCGCGGCCCGTATTAATGTACATTCAATACGGAATCGTCCGCCCAACGGAAAACTAACGTTGGGTCAAACACAGTAGGACAGCTACTGTACGCCGCTACAACTGCCACTCGCTCCCAGGACCTTCCCACTGCGAGGAACCGGTCCGGTTTCAGTTAGGGTTTTGGTTGAACCCGTGCCCAGGCTGAAagagtcacacacagacacacacacggcctcaCCCCTGGTCCCCGCCATGGCTGGACCCCCCAGGGtgagacagtcacacacagacagtcttAACCTGGTCCCCACCATGGCTGGACCCCCAGggtgaagggaggaggagggaggggcagcTGGTCGCAGAGGCAGTGTTGTTCAGGTGGAAAGTAACGGCGGAGTCGGTAGGTTCAGCCCAGGAGGGGGAgtcgaggagggggagggagggagggagggagagacaataTCAGGGGCTCCCCCAAGATATCGGTGGAGCCATTTCCACCGATATTGTTTCCACCGAAATTGTTGGTCGGTCCTACCGACCAACAATTTCAGGTCACACAACAATTTTCAGTGGTCACACAAAAGTGTGACCATTTAATGGTCACACTTTTTTTACACCTGTCCACTCCTAGGCTACACTGAAACATTGGTCTGCTGTGGTCTGGGGGAGCCAGGGGAGGCCGGTGCCTTGTTCATGGGCTGACCGTCAGTGATGGTAGACCGTAGAGTCATCACAACAAGTGTCTCAATCCCGCAGCAGACTGAGTCGACTGAAGTTGATGAGACGGGATAAGATATGAGTTTGCAGGTTCCTGTCTTGTGGTTCATGTGAGCGCCGCGCTGTAACAGTCCACCGCTCCACTCGTGGAGATTTGATAATGTCTCCATCAGCCCAGCAGGCTTAGTTAAGACAGTTAGCTCCATCAGGGGCCCCTGTGAGTTAAGACAGTTAGCTCCATCAGGGGCCCCTGTGAGTTAAGACAGTTAGCTCCATCAGGGGCCCCTGTGAGTTAAGACAGTTAGCTCCATCAGGGGCCCCTGTGAGTTAAGACAGTTAGCTCCATCAGGGGCCCCTGTGAGTTAAGACAGTTAGCTCCATCAGGGGCCCCTGTGAGTTAAGACAGTTAGCTCCATCAGGGGCCCCTGTGAGTTAAGACAGTTAGCTCCATCAGGGGCCCCTGTGAGTTAAGACAGTTAGCTCCATCAGGGGCCCCTGTGAGTTAAGACAGTTAGCTCCATCAGGGGCCCCTGTGAGTTAAGACAGTTAGCTCCATCAGGGGCCCCTGTGAGTTAAGACAGTTAGCTCCATCAGGGGACTCTCTGATTGAACAGAATGAGCGACAtgtcacccccaccccaccccccccccccctgcaaacTAAAGAAGAACGAATCCTTGCGAATTGGAAATGACTTCAGGCCCCCGGGGATTGTACCACCACTGGCGGCCGGAATCATTCAGGTTGATTGATCCGGGAACAGCGATCAATAGGAAACAGAAACAACGCATCAAGGGccggagagcgagggggggccgggggggccgggggggggggggggtcaatcaGCTGGTGCTGATTGACCGCTACATCAGCAGGGGGTGAGCAGGACTGACCCGGCTGgtcggcccccaggggccctcccctcctctggcTCCTGGTCCGACCTCATTACCGTCCCCGTCCCCGGGACCCGAACCAAAGGGCTGAGCGTCTGCACCTGGGATCACTGATCCAGGGATCGAGATTATTGATCCAGAGGTCGTGATTATTGATCCAGAGGTTGTGTAATCCATCCTtcaacagacccccccccccctcgacccccccccaccgtccaTCAACGCCCACGCTACACCTccgtcccccccgcccctccagccTCGGACTCCACCCCCGGCCACGCCCTCGCCCCGCCCGGTCTTCTTGCACAGAGTGCCTCAATCCACCGGCTCCAgccctagccccgccccctgcctggccccgccccccggccctggtcctggtcctccaccctccggctccgcccccatcccgtccaccccccccccccctcggtccTACATCACAgctctggctccgccctctgccccgccccgcccccctcccccaacccctcaCAGCGTCCCCTGCTCGGAGCAGAAGAAGCCGCCCTCCTTCttctcgcggcggcggcggcggtgcgcCCGCCAGCAGGCGGCGGCGGTGAGCAGCATGGCGACGCCGGCGCAGAGCAGCGCCACCGACACGACCTTGGTCTGCAGCAGCGTGTTGAAGCTGAAGGTCACGCCGGTGCCCGCCACGCCGATCACCAGCGAGATCACGCCGAACGGGAAGACGCAGCGGTACCACGACTTCTCCGTGCCGCCCGTGGCCTGGGCCAGGCGCTCCAGCGTGTGCagcgcggcggcgggggggggtctcagGCCGCGGTCGCCCTGCATCGCCCCccggccaccgccgccgccaccgccgccgccttcATCGTCGTCTCCGTCGTCTCcgtcgtctcctcctcctcctcggcttCCTTCCTCCCcgccactccctcccctcttcctcctcctcctcctcctcctcctcctcctcctcctcctccgtcgtcgtcctcgtcgtcgCCCCCTCCTCCCGAGCTGTAGGGGTCCAGGTCCCGGAGACCCGGGTCCCGGGGCGGTCCGTGGTCCACGCAGACCAGGTCGGGGTGGAGGACCGGCGCCGGGAGCTGCCGACCCGAGGAGCAGCCCATGCCCGGGGCCACTGcgctggggtggggggtggggggcggagcGCCTCGGGGTGGGAGTCCTGGAGCCCTGCTGGGGGGACGGGGGTGATGctacccagggggggggggtggtgggggttcctCGACCACCGTCACTGGTGTCCGCCCTgctgggtggtggtgtaggggggagaggggggggggggcaggggagacAGGAAGATGGGGAGGTgcggaggaggtgatgaaggatgaggggagaggggacagcAGAGTTACaaggaggagacgaggggaggagaaaCGAGGGCAAACTGTCGACCAGGACCAGATCAAAccacagagaagaagaagaggagaaaaagGTGAATCACCGCCGGAGAATCCACACGGCGAGAgaccaaacacacccacacctcaGACACTTTTCCCGCTCAATTCCCAGATAatcaaacacactcaccctgTCTTTCaaatctctccgtctctctcgcggatgtctgtgtgtgtgtgtgtgtgtgtgtgtgtgtgcgtgtggatgcgtgtgcacctgtgtgtgtttgtgcgtctgtgtgttccCGCCCCCTCCAGGCGACTGGATAGCNNNNNNNNNNNNNNNNNNNNNNNNNNNNNNNNNNNNNNNNNNNNNNNNNNNNNNNNNNNNNNNNNNNNNNNNNNNNNNNNNNNNNNNNNNNNNNNNNNNNCCCGGCAACCAGaggctgcgcacacacacacacacacacacacacacacacacacacacacacacacacacacacacacacacacacacacacaccacacacacacacacacacacacacacacacacacacacaggctatctATTCCAAGTCAGGCaaatgcaatttttttgttttaagtaACGGAACCAAATAGTTTGTAGGTCTACAATAGTATACCGTTACTTCGGTCAACCTTAGAGACTTATGAAacagcgcgcgcgcacacacacgcacaaaaataaTTCTTTATACACAGTAGGGTAGAAACATCAGACATGTTTAGAGATAAAAATGCGCTTTAAATAGAGCCTTGTCTTTGTGTTGATATTCAAGTGACTTAAGTGATAATTAAGTGACGATGGCATCAAAGacattacacacacgcaccaaaatgcacacacacacacgcacgcacgcacgcacgcacgcacgcacgcacacacacacacacacacacacacacacacacacacacacacacacacacacacacacacacacacacacacacacacacacacacacacacacacacacacacacacacacacacacacacacacacatagtatagGGCCCCGCAATACGCATACAAGAACTAGATGACTGGCTGACTGAATACAAGTCTGATTGCAGTACTTTGGTACATCTTGAAGACTCCAGGAGTGCAATGTTCAGAGAAAACTCCGATCGACAAGCATCTTCTTTCACAGAGCTTGCACGAGTGAACCAAGAGAAGAAATAAACACGCAATGGTACATGGTAACCTGGCGCTATCTGGTGGCCTGAACAGGTAACTGCATTTTTACCTTTTGAAATCCAACCCTCTGTGACTGCATGCTTTTTGATTGAAACTATGTATATTTTTATGGTTGGTTATTTTAATACGTCATCTATGTTTGCATGAACATTGTTTATTCCACCATCAATCATTTCAAATGAATAGTACCACAATTGAGGTACCCTTTGGAAGTATAAATGCAGGTAGGCCTTCATCCCAGAGGCGTGATAGTGTAACACAGGTGTCACTCATGACGTTAATAATGACCTggcaaggctccagacaacattAACCCAATGAGCTACACCTATTGCTGTCTCTGCTACGGGCCGGAATCGAATAACAAAGAAAAGTATGTCCTCCTTTGCTCACCTCGTTTCCTTGACCCCAATGGAAAGTGTCATGAGGTCAAGGAAATGTCCCCGCTTAtcaaaaggataaaaaaaaaaaaaaacatttttaaagggTGAAGGTTCGGTCTTTCTCATGAATTTGCATTCTGAGAAAGTTGGTTAACGGTCCAACGTCTGATGGGCTGCGATCTCTCTTCATACCAGAAGCAGGCCGATCATAAAAGACAACCAATCCAACAGAGAACCATATTACAGTATCAACTATTTGGCTTGTTTATCAGGGTGAAAAATGATAATTGGCTAAAAGTATTTTCTTAATTTCAGAGATATCCGATTTTGTTAATAAACTGCGAACAAGAGACACACGTGTAAATGGGGAGAGGCTGTtcggagaaggaggtgaaggagggggaTGACGAGGACGCCCAGGTGCGGGGGAGCGATCGCAGGTAGGATCCTTTTCCGGACGTCTGGTGGACATGGAGGGAAGGAACACTGAAACATAAACAAAGTCAACGTGACACCAACCGTAGAAAGGTGAAACTAAATGGTTGTCCACATTTGAATGGTTGCTCCCCCTCCTGTCCACTCGTGCGTTCACATGAATCACAATCAGAAGACTCGATGagcagagtttttttttttttttttttagacggGACAGATAAAGTGAGTATCGTAGTAacaccagagcccgtctacgactcatattagacattctctggtaacACTGAGGTGCCGTGCCAGTGTTTATTCTGCGGCGTGCCAGTGTTTATCTGCAGCGTGCCAACCGTGGCACGCGTGCcataggttgccgacccctgataTAGTACAATCTGAGCCTGTCTGGGGCAAAAACAAGCACTGTACgaagaaaaaatattaaatatatctgTTTTCACAGAATACAGCTGCAACATTCTCTGTCAATACTGAACAAGTTTTCCTTTAATGGGCCATTTTCCCAGCAGCCGTTTTGACGTCATCGtagagtaaacacaaacacattcaattcTGGTCGTGTGTCAAGGCCAGTGAGCCAGATCAGGACTATAATTAATGTTATCAACAACACCTGTGTTCCCCCAGTGATGACATGTCAAGATGGCTGCTGGGAAAAGAGCTGACTGCCGTGTCCCAGTGCATCTCCACTGGGAGAGCCTCAAGGGAAACCACACCAGTTAAAACAACGGGTTTTAAATTAAGTGatgtactggcatacaaggcagagCTATGGATTTATCCGGGTCCAAATCAGAACTTTAAATGTACCATCAAATATGAtcgcacgcacggacgcacggacgcatgcacacaagcacacgcacacacactcacacacacacacacacacacacacagcctgagtTTGCGATGATTAAATTCGGGATATGACCTGCAGATCTGAAGTGATGAGCGATGTTACCGCGGGAACAGACTGCTCCTCAGTCCTTATGGCTCCTGGAGGAGCCATAGGGGAGCAGCAGGGGGGTGGTGACCAGGTCAGGGGACAGATGGACACAGCATCATGGGGTGCGAACAAGAGAGAGGGAACACCCTgacctttagagagagagagagagagagaaagagagagagcgatcgcTCTTTCTTCcagtccccctctctccccctctctctctccccctctcgtgACTGGTCagggtgttctctctctctctctctctctctctctctctctctctctctctctctctctctctctctctctctctctctctctctcttgtcctctctGTCCTTACTTGTTCAGGATTTTCATTTGAAAAGCACCACTTTGAGTTCATACAAAGTTAATTACATTGAGAATTATGATGCTCCCGCTTTATGTGGTGTGTCCAGTCGGTTCAGTAAAGTAAAGGGGAGCATGTAGTAGAGAGTAGCTGAGTGCATGACttacttgttcagagttcacctttCGACTTTGCATAGCATCCTCACTCCCCTGTTCCTTATacacttattttatgttttacgtccttgcacttaaaaatagtacttggcattgtgtagcatctgatcttagctgtctttgttgtatacgtgGATTTTTTTAACcgagcgattgttagtgctttgcacttggttctatgaacatccttactgtaccgacagcgacatattgttgtttctctttcgtcTAACAAATGtccttattgtaagttgctttggataaaagcttttgctaaatgccctcaatgtaaaatgtaaatcaaATGTGTATAGAATAGTATAGCTTAGTTTAAAATAGTTTAGTATAGCATAGTATAGCATAGACTAGTAAAATATAGTTAAAATAGAATATAGTGGAGTAAAGTTCAGGGTAAGTGTTGTACTGTTTGCTACAGGTTAAGGTCACCCTTCAGAGGGCACAGCATGGTCTGTATTATTGTGTCTTACTGTTGTTCTTATGTTTTTATcgttaccttttttttcttcattatagaaatgaagaaaaaaatccTGCTGAATCAGGATACAGTGTGATTTTGATCCACTAGTGGGCAGTCTAGTCTCATACATGTACAAAGGGTTCAAGGATTCAAGGAAAAATTAAATCCAAAAAAACGCTTGACCGGAGAAAATAGTAATGCTTTGAAATACTGGAAAAACACTTTTTAGACAGTAGGGTAAAAACAACAGACATGTTTAGAAGTGAGCAATGTTGAAGCAGGTCTTTGTCTGCTCAAACCGTTAGACTATTATACTTTATTAGACTTTGCAGTTATCCATGAACATTGTTCCAAACTGTTCAGTAGAAATGTATAAAGAaagaataatgtgtgtgttggtttgtatatgtgtgtgtgtgtgtgtgtgtgtgtgtgtgtgtgtgtgtgtgtgtgtgtgtgtgtgtgtgtgtgtgtgtgtgtgtgcgtgtacacagAACGCtgtgatgtgtgtctgtctctgcgagtgtgtttgtgtgtgtgtgtttgtgtgtgtgtgtgtgtttgtctaagtTTGAGGTTTACATTTGTGTAGACACAGAGGGTCATCCATATGCCATCAGTGTCCTTcatatgactctctctctctctctctctctctctctctctctctctctctctctctctctctctctctctctctctaacagccGGGAGGCATGGCGACCCCGGTGCCTCCTCTTGAGCTCATGAGCCATGAGTTCAGAGTGAAGGTGTGTTTCACAGGTCAGTGGACTCTGTGTGTACGAGTGTGCGAtcatctatgtgtgtctgtgtttccatCAGCACTCACTCCCAGGTACGTCACTTGGAAATAGACACAGAAACCATGGGCGCAGTTCAAAGGTCATCGGTCTAGATacaccgtctgtgtgtgtgtgtgtgtgtgtgtgtgtgtgtgtgtgtgtgtgtgtgtgtgtgtgtgtgtgtgtgtgtctgcgtgcgttagtgtgtgtgtccgtaataacgtgtgtgtccctgcagcCTTGAGGGGCCCAAGCATCCGGAACAGCGCGTATGTCTCCGTGCCTCCGCCCAGCATCACCAGCTGGCCGCAGTCTTTCCCTGTGTTTACCTCCTGGTCGAACTACATGTGAGTAATCATCGTGtgtacattccccccccccccccgcgccgccTCCGGTCACGCTCCGATCCCCTTAATGACGCTACTTGGAGGGCACTCGCGGGCAGGCCAGAGCCATCGCCGCGTGGGAAGCCAGCACAGGATGCCAAGCCGATCCCAGAGGGCATGATCCGGGCCGTGACGGCGTGGATGAGACAAGGGCGTGATGCGTTGAGCACCGTGGCGGATGATGAACAGAATGGGCTCTGTGGCACTGTGTAACGATAAGGTACAGTATGTAACACAATGTAACGATCCAGTACAGTATGTAACACAATGTAACAATACGTACAGTATGTAACACAATGTAACGATACGGTACAATATGTAACACAATGTAACGATCCAGTACAGTATGTAACACAATGTAAATGTACAGTACAGTATGTAACACAATGTAACGATACGATACAGTATGTAACACAATGTAACGATACGGTACAATATGTAACACAATGTAAATGTACAGTACAGTATGTAACACAATGTAACGATACGGTACAGTATGTAACACAATGTAACGATCCAGTACAGTATGTAACACAATGTAACAATACGTACAGTATGTAACACAATGTAACGATACGGTACAATATGTAACACAATGTAACGATCCAGTACAGTATGTAACACAATGTAAATGTACAGTACAGTATGTAACACAATGTAACGATACGATACAGTATGTAACACAATGTAACGATACGGTACAATATGTAACACAATGTAAATGTACAGTACAGTATGTAACACAATGTAACGATACGATACAGTATGTAACACAATGTAACGATACGGTACAGTATGTAACACAATGTAACGATCCAGTACAGTATGTAACACAATGtaaatatacagtacaatatgtaACGCAATGtaaatatacagtacaatatgtaacacaatgtaacacaatGTAACGATAAGGTTACAATATGTAACACAATGTAACAATACGTACAGTATGTAACACAATGTAACGAAACGGTATAATATGCAACACAATGTAAATATACGGTACAATATGTAACACAATGTAACGATGCAGTACAATATGTATCATTATGTAACGATTGGTTACTTTGTGTTCAGTGGTGACATCTGCCCTTCCAATATGATGATACCATGTGCTACGAATCACTGTTATGTTACTCTTTATTTACTacctttaatatgttattatATGTTATAACATAACTTGGCTTTAATATGTTAGgttataacataacataacatagccttaatataaatgttaaaacacTTTACACTTTAATGTATTCAGTTATTACATGTTACGCTATTTTATGCTTGGTTATAACATACCATAACACCCGTCACCTGTGTTACGACATGTCAAGATGAGTAATCAGATATCCTAATAATAGACCTTGCTATTATGAGATGTCGCGGCAAGTCACTGCACTTCCCCTCTCGCACAGAGGGGGCA
It contains:
- the LOC132446772 gene encoding homeotic protein ultrabithorax-like, which gives rise to MGCSSGRQLPAPVLHPDLVCVDHGPPRDPGLRDLDPYSSGGGGDDEDDDGGGGSGGEEGSRGGGGDDGDDGDDDEGGGGGGGGGRGAMQGDRGLRPPPAAALHTLERLAQATGGTEKSWYRCVFPFGVISLVIGVAGTGVTFSFNTLLQTKVVSVALLCAGVAMLLTAAACWRAHRRRRREKKEGGFFCSEQGTL